AGGTAGATGAATGGATCAAAACCATCGGGGTCCGTTATTTTAATGAACTGACCAATATGGCTATGCTTACCGAAGAAGTAGGCGAAGTCGCAAGGATCATTGCCAGAAGATATGGTGAACAGAGCGAAAAAGAAAGTGATAAAAGCAAAGATCTGGGAGAAGAACTTGCAGATGTACTGTTTGTTACTTTATGTTTAGCCAACCAAACCGGAGTGAATCTTCAGGAAGCTTTTGATAAAAAAATGAAGATCAAGACCGACCGGGATAAAGAAAGACATCAGAACAACGAGAAGCTGAAATAATATGAAGAGATCATTCAGATGATGAGCACAATCTGCCGCTTCTGGAGAAA
This region of Chryseobacterium vaccae genomic DNA includes:
- a CDS encoding nucleotide pyrophosphohydrolase, whose translation is MEITQLQQQVDEWIKTIGVRYFNELTNMAMLTEEVGEVARIIARRYGEQSEKESDKSKDLGEELADVLFVTLCLANQTGVNLQEAFDKKMKIKTDRDKERHQNNEKLK